Proteins encoded together in one bacterium window:
- a CDS encoding MFS transporter, which produces MHKPRLSFWQIWNMSFGFLGIQFGFALQNANVSRIFETLGASIDNIPILWIAAPVTGLIVQPIIGHMSDNTWNRLGRRRPYFLVGAILASLAIIAMPNSPALWIAAGMLWIMDASINISMEPFRAFVGDMLPSEQRTAGFAMQSFFIGTGAVIASALPYIMTNWFGISNVAPEGEIPDAVKFSFYLGAVVFFLAVAWTVFSTKEYSPEELKKFSDAESQMSQVKSQKRFNVSASRFLKDGSIWLLLGILFTILITITVSEIDYGLYVLFVGGAIFGLLQILAGYLVKNNKAASGFVIVLNDLYNMPKTMKQLAVVQFFSWFALFAMWIYTTPAVTHHIFGATDPTTELYNKGADWVGVLMATYNGFAAVMAFILVWLAKLTSRKTVHFISLVIGGLGLASFYLIKDPNLLLLSELGIGLAWASILAMPYAILTGSLPAEKMGVYMGIFNFFIVIPQITAASILGFFVRNVVGGEAIYALVLGGASMVIAGIMVMFVDDVDSF; this is translated from the coding sequence ATGCACAAACCACGACTTTCCTTCTGGCAAATATGGAATATGAGCTTTGGATTCCTGGGAATTCAATTTGGTTTCGCCCTTCAGAATGCAAATGTAAGCAGAATCTTTGAAACTTTAGGAGCGAGCATTGACAACATTCCAATTCTCTGGATTGCAGCTCCGGTAACCGGCTTAATTGTTCAGCCAATCATCGGACATATGAGTGACAATACTTGGAACAGGCTTGGAAGAAGACGACCTTATTTTTTAGTTGGTGCAATTCTAGCTTCACTTGCAATAATAGCAATGCCAAACTCGCCCGCACTGTGGATTGCTGCCGGAATGTTGTGGATTATGGATGCTTCAATAAATATTTCGATGGAGCCTTTCAGAGCTTTTGTTGGTGATATGCTACCTTCAGAACAAAGAACTGCTGGTTTTGCGATGCAAAGTTTTTTCATCGGAACAGGTGCTGTAATTGCCTCGGCTCTTCCATATATCATGACAAACTGGTTTGGTATTTCAAACGTTGCACCGGAAGGTGAGATTCCTGATGCAGTTAAATTCTCTTTTTATCTGGGAGCAGTTGTTTTCTTTCTCGCAGTTGCATGGACTGTTTTCAGCACCAAAGAATATTCTCCTGAAGAATTGAAGAAATTTTCTGATGCCGAAAGTCAAATGTCACAAGTTAAAAGTCAAAAAAGATTTAATGTATCGGCATCAAGATTTTTAAAGGATGGTTCAATCTGGTTACTTCTTGGAATTTTATTTACTATTCTGATTACAATCACCGTAAGTGAAATTGATTATGGTTTGTATGTTCTATTTGTAGGTGGTGCAATTTTCGGATTATTACAAATTCTTGCAGGTTATCTCGTAAAAAACAATAAAGCTGCAAGTGGTTTTGTCATAGTTCTGAATGATCTTTATAACATGCCTAAAACGATGAAGCAACTTGCAGTTGTTCAATTCTTTTCCTGGTTTGCACTTTTCGCAATGTGGATTTATACAACTCCGGCTGTTACTCATCACATTTTCGGTGCAACGGATCCAACGACAGAATTATATAATAAAGGTGCAGATTGGGTTGGTGTATTGATGGCAACATATAATGGATTCGCTGCGGTCATGGCTTTCATTCTTGTTTGGCTTGCAAAATTAACCAGTAGAAAAACTGTTCACTTTATAAGTCTTGTTATTGGAGGATTGGGATTGGCTTCGTTTTATTTGATAAAGGATCCAAATCTACTCTTACTTTCTGAGTTAGGAATCGGACTTGCCTGGGCATCAATACTTGCAATGCCTTACGCAATACTAACAGGATCACTTCCAGCAGAAAAGATGGGAGTTTACATGGGAATATTTAATTTCTTTATTGTAATTCCCCAAATAACAGCTGCAAGTATACTGGGATTTTTTGTCCGAAATGTCGTTGGAGGAGAAGCTATTTATGCTCTTGTACTCGGTGGTGCTTCAATGGTAATTGCAGGAATAATGGTAATGTTTGTGGATGATGTTGACAGCTTTTAG
- the pabB gene encoding aminodeoxychorismate synthase component I, with the protein MKFDDIIKLVEDNPYSAFFYTPNIYKKAVSYVFKKPVETISVSQKDEIDFAFKAVQKLIGKKYYGYTLIEYEAGFLFEQKLTPLLRDENKKLIQFFFFDKSQTQRIKSSKIIFDNPSTEKYSITDFELSRTENEFIEDIRKIKHYIKEGDTYQVNYTIKGKFNFSGSHHAFFQKLLFNQSAKYSAFINNEKNFIISLSPELFFNKKGREILSHPMKGTIRRGFNHNSDKTAENELKRSEKNLAENVMIVDLIRNDLGRICRYGSIKTPKLFKIEKYESLFQMVSKVQGELIKKTSFKDIITNIFPCGSVTGAPKIRTMEIINEIEKEDRGIYTGSIGLFTPKEIELNVAIRTISINKKSGNGIIGLGSGIVWDSNPKSEYEEVQLKSKFLTEPLDYFEIFETMKSENGSIRFLDDHIKRMKLAADYFLFKFSEKKVRKYVEQLVVQIETDQQKKIKLLLNKLGKFRAEVSDISKPMKNVSIILSEHKVSSTDKFRHFKTTNRKIYDDEYEKYSKQKFREVIFLNEKDEIVEGSRTNIFIRIGNTWFTPSLSSGALPGVYRNYFLQNHPEALQQQLNLTDLVKADQVILTNAVQGEIKVSRIYLTSDEFITFN; encoded by the coding sequence ATGAAATTCGATGATATAATAAAACTTGTCGAAGATAATCCTTATTCAGCTTTCTTTTATACGCCAAATATTTATAAGAAAGCAGTGTCATATGTATTTAAAAAACCTGTTGAAACCATTTCAGTAAGTCAAAAAGATGAAATCGATTTTGCATTTAAAGCAGTGCAAAAGTTAATTGGTAAGAAGTATTATGGTTATACTCTTATTGAATATGAAGCAGGATTTTTATTCGAACAAAAACTTACTCCTTTACTCAGAGATGAGAATAAAAAGTTGATTCAATTTTTCTTCTTTGATAAATCTCAGACTCAAAGGATAAAATCTTCTAAAATAATTTTTGATAATCCGTCAACTGAAAAATATTCGATCACCGATTTTGAACTCAGCCGTACTGAAAATGAATTTATCGAGGACATCAGAAAAATAAAACACTACATCAAAGAAGGTGATACGTATCAGGTAAATTATACAATAAAAGGAAAGTTTAATTTTTCAGGTTCACACCATGCATTCTTCCAAAAACTTCTATTCAATCAGTCAGCAAAATATTCTGCATTCATTAACAATGAAAAGAATTTTATTATATCACTTTCACCAGAATTATTCTTCAATAAAAAAGGAAGAGAAATATTATCTCATCCAATGAAAGGTACGATAAGAAGAGGTTTCAATCACAATTCTGATAAAACAGCTGAAAATGAATTGAAACGAAGTGAAAAAAATCTTGCTGAAAATGTTATGATCGTGGATCTTATTAGAAATGACCTTGGAAGAATTTGTCGTTATGGTAGTATCAAAACTCCCAAGCTTTTTAAAATCGAAAAGTATGAATCATTATTTCAAATGGTCAGCAAGGTTCAGGGTGAGTTAATCAAGAAAACGAGTTTCAAAGATATAATTACAAATATTTTTCCCTGTGGTTCAGTTACCGGCGCACCAAAAATCCGGACAATGGAAATCATCAACGAAATTGAAAAGGAAGATCGTGGAATTTATACCGGCTCGATTGGTTTGTTTACTCCGAAAGAAATTGAATTAAATGTTGCTATCAGAACTATTTCAATAAATAAGAAATCCGGCAATGGTATTATTGGACTGGGTTCAGGAATAGTTTGGGACAGCAATCCAAAAAGTGAGTACGAAGAAGTTCAGCTTAAAAGTAAATTTTTGACAGAACCACTTGATTATTTTGAAATATTTGAAACTATGAAGTCAGAGAACGGATCAATCAGGTTTCTTGATGATCATATTAAAAGAATGAAGTTAGCTGCTGATTATTTTCTTTTTAAGTTTAGTGAGAAGAAAGTTAGAAAATATGTCGAGCAATTAGTAGTACAAATTGAAACGGATCAGCAAAAGAAAATCAAGTTATTGCTGAATAAGTTAGGAAAATTTCGTGCAGAAGTATCCGATATAAGTAAACCAATGAAAAATGTTTCGATAATTCTTTCTGAACATAAAGTATCATCGACAGATAAATTCAGACATTTCAAAACAACGAACCGAAAAATATACGACGATGAATATGAGAAATATTCTAAACAAAAATTCCGGGAGGTGATATTTCTCAATGAAAAAGATGAGATAGTTGAAGGAAGCCGAACTAATATTTTTATTAGAATTGGCAATACCTGGTTTACGCCATCATTGAGTTCAGGTGCACTACCGGGAGTTTACAGAAATTATTTTTTACAAAATCATCCCGAAGCATTGCAACAGCAGTTAAATTTAACTGATCTAGTTAAAGCCGATCAGGTGATTTTGACTAATGCAGTTCAGGGAGAAATAAAGGTTAGTAGAATCTATTTGACTTCTGATGAATTCATAACCTTTAATTAA
- a CDS encoding type 2 isopentenyl-diphosphate Delta-isomerase: protein MTDNTSKRKKEHLELSLNADVSFKTKSTGFEYYEFIHDAATEVEVEKISFETKFFKKKINYPFIISCMTGGTEEAENINAKLALAAEELKIPIGVGSQRQALEDKNFRNTYSVIRKNAKSVPVLGNLGAAELVKLNSFSQIKMLIDLIEADAFVIHLNPLQELLQPEGNPNFKGLNKSLKKLVKEINIPVIVKEVGAGISRVTSRMLLETGVKGIDVAGAGGTSWAAIEMLRNKSIVNDYFWDWGLPTSFCLRENSKLKKEFKFILIGSGGINTSLDAAKAFAFGADYVASARVILKQLDQYGVDGVVNLVNEWFDDIRKILFLTGSKTLKDLKKNKITRKEILY from the coding sequence ATGACTGATAATACTTCCAAAAGAAAAAAAGAACATCTTGAACTTAGCTTAAATGCAGATGTTTCGTTTAAAACCAAGAGCACTGGTTTTGAGTATTACGAATTTATTCATGATGCTGCCACTGAAGTTGAAGTTGAAAAGATATCATTCGAGACAAAATTTTTTAAGAAGAAAATAAACTATCCATTCATTATTTCCTGCATGACCGGCGGCACTGAAGAAGCTGAAAATATAAATGCAAAGCTTGCTCTCGCTGCGGAGGAATTGAAAATACCAATTGGTGTTGGCAGTCAGAGACAGGCACTTGAAGATAAAAATTTTAGAAATACTTACTCAGTTATTAGAAAAAATGCTAAGTCTGTTCCTGTACTTGGCAATCTCGGTGCTGCTGAACTAGTAAAATTGAATTCTTTCTCCCAAATAAAAATGCTCATCGATTTAATTGAAGCGGATGCATTTGTAATACATCTAAACCCATTGCAGGAATTATTGCAGCCGGAAGGGAATCCAAACTTTAAGGGATTGAACAAAAGTTTAAAGAAACTTGTTAAAGAAATTAATATACCTGTAATTGTTAAAGAAGTTGGAGCCGGAATTTCCAGAGTGACCTCCAGAATGCTTCTCGAGACAGGAGTAAAAGGAATTGATGTTGCTGGCGCCGGCGGAACAAGCTGGGCTGCAATTGAAATGCTTAGAAATAAATCAATAGTTAATGATTATTTTTGGGACTGGGGATTGCCCACTTCTTTTTGCTTGAGGGAAAATTCAAAACTCAAAAAAGAATTCAAATTCATTTTGATCGGTTCTGGTGGCATCAATACTTCATTGGATGCTGCTAAAGCTTTTGCATTTGGTGCAGATTATGTTGCTTCTGCAAGAGTCATTTTAAAGCAACTTGATCAATATGGAGTTGATGGTGTGGTTAATCTAGTTAATGAATGGTTCGATGATATCAGAAAAATATTGTTTCTTACGGGATCAAAAACATTGAAGGATCTGAAGAAAAATAAAATAACAAGAAAAGAAATTTTATACTGA
- a CDS encoding polyprenyl synthetase family protein — protein sequence MSIYIQLYEHERKKINQILSNALKKRKPASLYEPGSYILNSGGKRLRPLLVLLAARAVGGIFQNAYNAAASVEMLHNFTLVHDDIMDNADKRRGRLTLHKKYDNNTAILTGDSLLSIAYEYLLKDCNGNAKEVISAFTHGLIEVCEGQSLDTDFELRKNVSLSEYIVMITKKTAAMAEMCCKIGALLGGGTNSQVNALAKYGLNLGIAFQIQDDLLDISADEKEFGKTIGGDLVEGKKTFLFLEALEKAKGEDRQKLLKVIERKGIRKNQVKTYKEIYENLGVLDDARSEIKSYTQKALRSINLLDDENKRIFKWLADSLIHRTS from the coding sequence ATGAGTATTTATATCCAGCTATACGAACATGAAAGAAAAAAAATAAATCAAATTCTTTCAAATGCCCTAAAAAAAAGAAAACCTGCGTCGCTATATGAGCCCGGATCATACATTCTAAATAGTGGCGGCAAACGATTAAGACCTTTACTTGTCTTGCTTGCGGCAAGAGCAGTTGGAGGAATATTCCAAAATGCTTATAACGCTGCCGCTTCGGTTGAAATGCTACACAACTTTACTCTGGTTCATGATGATATAATGGATAATGCTGATAAAAGAAGAGGACGACTAACACTTCACAAAAAATATGATAATAATACAGCTATACTTACCGGTGATAGTCTTCTTTCAATTGCATACGAATATCTTTTAAAAGACTGCAACGGAAATGCTAAAGAAGTGATAAGTGCATTCACACATGGTTTGATAGAAGTTTGTGAAGGACAAAGTCTTGATACAGATTTTGAATTGAGAAAGAACGTTTCACTTTCAGAATATATTGTGATGATAACTAAAAAAACCGCTGCAATGGCTGAAATGTGCTGTAAAATCGGAGCATTGCTGGGTGGCGGAACAAATTCGCAAGTTAATGCTCTTGCTAAATATGGTTTAAATCTTGGCATTGCTTTTCAAATACAGGATGATCTTCTCGATATCTCTGCCGATGAAAAAGAATTTGGTAAAACCATTGGAGGCGATCTGGTAGAAGGTAAAAAAACTTTCCTGTTCCTCGAAGCACTTGAAAAAGCTAAGGGGGAAGACAGACAAAAGCTTCTTAAAGTAATTGAAAGAAAAGGTATCAGAAAAAATCAGGTTAAGACATATAAAGAAATTTACGAAAATCTTGGTGTTCTTGATGATGCGCGGAGCGAAATTAAATCCTATACGCAAAAAGCATTACGTTCTATCAATCTGCTTGATGACGAAAATAAAAGAATATTCAAATGGCTTGCTGATTCGCTAATTCACCGAACGAGTTGA
- a CDS encoding HPr family phosphocarrier protein codes for MIEKTVKIINKAGLHTRPAATVVKMAAKYKCEFYISRDGMSINGKSIIGVMTLAAEEGAELVLSFNGDDEEQAAKEISDYFERGFDEL; via the coding sequence ATGATAGAAAAAACAGTTAAAATAATTAATAAAGCAGGGTTACATACAAGACCCGCAGCAACAGTCGTAAAAATGGCTGCCAAATATAAATGTGAGTTTTATATTTCAAGGGATGGCATGAGTATTAATGGAAAAAGTATAATTGGTGTGATGACACTAGCAGCTGAAGAAGGTGCCGAACTTGTTCTTTCATTTAATGGTGATGATGAAGAACAGGCAGCAAAAGAAATTTCTGATTATTTTGAAAGGGGATTTGACGAGCTTTGA
- a CDS encoding bifunctional phosphoglucose/phosphomannose isomerase, giving the protein MDLKHFIKKFDTENQLNVLQKSYQQLIEAWKSTADFSSLKKNKFSSIIFCGLGGSAISGDLFSDYLTGEHKIPFIVVRGYNLPSFANESSLIIISSYSGNTEETISCFNQAMKKKSKIIVITSGGKIGETAATNKIPVMKLKGGFQPRYALGLSFFSLLRIIQELRLCNEEENSKKIIDLWQKRGMEYSYENSIAFKIAEQLTGYIPVIYSGEFLSSTGYRMKSQFNENAKLHAFHHNIPEMNHNEIIGWESFKEKQFQAKVVYLIDKEYHPQNLKRFGILKEILSEQKIDVIILESKEENKKVRIMDLIFLADWISFYTSVLRGFDPSEIDFIHRMKQRLS; this is encoded by the coding sequence ATGGATTTAAAACACTTCATCAAGAAATTTGATACTGAAAACCAACTTAATGTTCTCCAGAAATCATATCAACAATTAATTGAAGCTTGGAAATCAACTGCAGATTTTTCCTCATTGAAAAAAAATAAATTTTCCTCAATAATTTTCTGTGGACTTGGCGGTTCAGCAATAAGCGGTGATTTGTTTTCAGATTATTTAACAGGTGAACACAAAATTCCCTTCATAGTAGTGAGAGGATATAATCTGCCATCTTTTGCTAATGAAAGTTCCCTCATCATCATCTCATCATATTCCGGTAATACTGAAGAAACGATTTCTTGCTTTAATCAGGCAATGAAAAAGAAATCTAAGATAATAGTAATAACATCCGGTGGAAAAATTGGCGAAACCGCTGCCACGAATAAAATTCCTGTTATGAAACTTAAAGGTGGTTTTCAACCGAGGTATGCACTTGGATTGAGCTTTTTTTCTTTGCTCAGGATTATTCAGGAACTAAGATTATGCAATGAAGAAGAAAATTCAAAAAAGATAATTGATCTCTGGCAAAAAAGGGGAATGGAGTATTCATATGAAAACAGTATAGCTTTTAAGATTGCTGAACAATTAACAGGATACATTCCCGTTATTTATTCAGGTGAATTTCTCTCATCAACGGGGTACAGAATGAAATCTCAGTTCAATGAGAATGCTAAACTCCACGCATTTCATCATAATATACCTGAGATGAACCATAATGAAATTATTGGTTGGGAATCGTTTAAAGAAAAGCAATTCCAGGCAAAGGTAGTTTATCTGATCGATAAAGAATATCATCCTCAAAACCTTAAACGGTTCGGGATTCTGAAAGAAATACTCAGTGAGCAAAAAATCGATGTGATCATTCTTGAAAGCAAAGAAGAAAATAAAAAGGTACGAATTATGGATTTGATTTTCTTAGCTGATTGGATATCTTTTTACACATCGGTTTTGCGCGGATTCGATCCATCTGAAATAGATTTTATTCACAGGATGAAGCAGCGACTTTCTTGA
- a CDS encoding PD40 domain-containing protein: protein MLFLLCFTAFLFSDFALAQFFYFGRNKIQYEEFDWKILRTDHFDIYYYGEMESIAEIGANYAEEIYDELKVRMNHIVTRRIPLIFYNTSIDFQQTNITPGLIPEGVGGFFEFLKGRVVLPSTGSLKDFRHVIRHEIVHVFMTNKVYRILKDHRIPTNKMPPLWFVEGLAEFYSTEWDAQAEMLMRDAVLNNYFVSLEDIFSIYGSFLMYKEGQSFLEFAAEKYGEERIGMLIDNFWMYSNFNQVLETTFKESFENIDAEWNYWLRKKYFPLMESSYPTEFGSLRVTKDGFNFTPVYFKLNNRHYLYYLANVDGYSSIYRIELSPEYIPVDSPELVLRGEQTEELESFHLFQSAIDISNDGLLVFNNKKGGTDVIHFFSVFENRIVKSFQNDELLFITSPKFSEDGNRIVFSAVDRKGFSDIFVYDIMDDELFRITNDYYNDQDPSFGLNDQQIIFSSDRTGGDFAGKHNLFSIDLNNYEIEYVTYLNANSHSPAFSPKKDKLLFTSDLNGVRNLYEIEITDNNFSSSVNKISEFISSVFNPVYIDSNYITFSGFEKFSFGLFVFSRKDTKEDSLYTIEMKIDRPKEIWKAVALKLSSERKQAEYEKEYSLDFAQGVVATDPVFGTRGGAIFSLSDLLGDDRYIFMIYNNASVTSEILNSFNVILQKVNFAGRVNYGYGIFHLSGPVYDYADPDEYYYERSFGGSFLLSYPISKFQRLEATATIRNSNKEVIPEVIERKAVLFTNTIGWVMDNSIWGPTGPVDGIRALTYLGYTSDIKYSNVNYFSVIGDYRYYQRFALTTLLAFRAAIFYNEGKEARLYYVGGSWDLRGWPRFGIRGEKIWLTSLEFRFPLIEQLRIRFPFFSLGFFGIRGAIFYDMGGAWNDEYTNTIGSVGFGFRFNLFGILTLRYDMGKKIENNYTRFQNGLFYQFFFGWDF from the coding sequence ATACTTTTCCTTCTTTGCTTTACAGCATTCCTTTTTAGTGATTTTGCTTTAGCCCAGTTTTTTTATTTCGGTAGGAATAAAATCCAGTACGAGGAATTCGATTGGAAAATTCTTCGTACTGATCATTTCGATATTTATTATTATGGAGAGATGGAATCAATTGCTGAGATCGGTGCAAATTATGCTGAGGAAATTTATGATGAACTAAAAGTCCGGATGAATCATATTGTCACACGTAGAATTCCTCTCATCTTCTACAACACTTCAATTGATTTCCAGCAAACGAACATCACTCCCGGACTTATTCCCGAAGGTGTCGGCGGCTTTTTTGAATTTCTGAAAGGAAGAGTTGTTCTTCCAAGCACTGGATCATTGAAAGATTTCCGTCACGTCATCCGGCATGAAATTGTGCATGTTTTTATGACGAATAAAGTGTATCGAATTTTAAAAGACCATCGTATTCCAACAAACAAAATGCCTCCGCTTTGGTTTGTTGAAGGACTTGCTGAATTCTACTCCACCGAGTGGGATGCTCAGGCAGAAATGCTTATGAGAGATGCTGTATTGAATAATTATTTTGTGAGTCTTGAAGATATTTTCAGCATTTACGGTTCTTTTTTAATGTATAAAGAAGGCCAAAGTTTTCTTGAATTCGCTGCGGAGAAGTATGGTGAAGAGAGAATCGGGATGCTCATTGATAATTTCTGGATGTACTCAAACTTTAATCAGGTGCTGGAGACAACCTTTAAAGAATCATTTGAGAATATAGATGCCGAGTGGAATTACTGGTTGAGAAAAAAATATTTTCCGTTGATGGAATCAAGCTATCCGACAGAATTTGGCTCGCTCAGAGTAACAAAAGACGGCTTTAACTTTACTCCGGTATACTTTAAACTAAATAACAGACATTATCTATATTATCTTGCAAACGTTGACGGTTATTCATCTATTTACAGAATAGAATTATCTCCAGAGTATATTCCTGTTGATTCACCTGAGTTGGTTCTGCGTGGTGAGCAAACTGAAGAACTTGAATCATTTCATCTTTTTCAATCGGCAATAGATATTTCAAATGACGGATTATTAGTCTTCAATAATAAAAAAGGCGGAACTGATGTAATTCATTTTTTTTCTGTATTTGAAAACCGAATAGTAAAATCATTTCAGAATGATGAATTACTTTTCATTACTTCGCCAAAATTTTCTGAAGACGGAAACCGGATTGTTTTCAGTGCCGTTGACAGGAAAGGTTTCAGCGATATTTTCGTTTACGATATTATGGATGATGAGCTTTTTAGAATAACCAACGATTACTACAATGACCAGGACCCATCTTTCGGTTTGAATGATCAGCAGATTATTTTTTCATCGGATAGAACCGGTGGTGATTTTGCAGGGAAACACAATTTGTTTTCTATAGATCTTAACAATTATGAAATTGAGTATGTGACTTACCTGAATGCAAATAGTCACTCGCCGGCATTCTCACCAAAAAAAGATAAACTGCTTTTCACATCGGATCTCAACGGTGTTAGAAATCTTTATGAAATTGAAATTACCGATAACAATTTCAGCAGCAGTGTTAATAAAATATCCGAATTTATTTCGAGTGTTTTTAATCCGGTTTACATCGATTCTAATTACATAACATTTTCAGGATTCGAAAAATTTTCATTTGGACTTTTTGTATTTAGTCGCAAAGACACAAAGGAAGATTCACTATATACTATCGAAATGAAAATCGACAGACCAAAAGAAATCTGGAAAGCCGTTGCACTCAAACTTTCATCCGAAAGGAAACAGGCTGAGTATGAAAAAGAGTATTCTCTCGATTTTGCACAAGGCGTTGTTGCCACAGATCCTGTTTTCGGAACCAGAGGCGGTGCTATTTTTTCACTGAGTGATCTTTTAGGTGATGACAGATATATTTTTATGATTTATAATAATGCATCAGTCACAAGTGAAATTCTTAACAGCTTCAATGTAATTCTCCAAAAAGTAAATTTCGCAGGCAGAGTTAATTACGGTTACGGAATCTTTCATTTAAGCGGACCAGTCTATGATTATGCTGACCCAGATGAATATTATTATGAAAGAAGTTTCGGTGGATCATTTTTGCTGAGTTATCCTATCTCAAAATTCCAAAGGCTTGAAGCAACGGCGACAATAAGAAATTCCAATAAGGAAGTAATACCGGAAGTCATTGAGAGAAAAGCGGTGCTATTTACAAATACGATCGGCTGGGTTATGGATAATTCGATTTGGGGACCAACCGGTCCGGTTGATGGAATTCGTGCACTGACTTATCTTGGATACACAAGTGATATCAAATACAGTAACGTGAACTACTTTTCAGTCATCGGTGATTACAGATATTATCAGCGATTTGCTTTGACAACTTTACTTGCTTTCAGAGCAGCAATTTTTTACAATGAAGGGAAAGAAGCGCGACTTTACTATGTCGGTGGAAGCTGGGATTTGCGAGGCTGGCCAAGATTTGGAATTCGAGGTGAAAAAATCTGGCTCACTTCTCTTGAATTCAGATTTCCGTTGATTGAGCAATTAAGAATCAGGTTTCCGTTTTTCAGTCTGGGTTTCTTTGGTATTCGAGGTGCTATTTTTTATGATATGGGTGGTGCATGGAACGATGAGTATACCAACACTATCGGTTCTGTTGGATTCGGATTCAGATTTAATTTATTTGGTATCCTCACGCTTCGTTATGATATGGGTAAAAAAATAGAAAATAACTACACAAGATTTCAGAATGGTTTATTCTATCAATTCTTTTTCGGATGGGATTTCTAA
- a CDS encoding PQQ-like beta-propeller repeat protein — MFGKIPSREFYLPVALSDSIALKWESETYGSFPNSSISVYDDLVFVNDLAGRVFCFDIESGKKIGNVKYSYGCVYSTPVPFRSKIIFPLALDKENLTEIIIYDYNQGKELDAIELPGRILTQMLVLEDDLLFTSEVGIAYRMNSNGKILWETHTRVPTRSSPALINSLFVFGNDRGEIIALNADNGDSVYVKNVGGHFFSGLTISDSVIFAGNDNGLVYAMNLINGDIIWQFDTGNRIKMEPAIDEQNLFIGNLNGDFFCIDKFIGTEKWKIHFKGILNSTPLVTENMIILPNVLFAIHLIDKTDGRLLKSVSLDGRAKLSPVIHKNILFIGFDDGVIRAYDFVDK; from the coding sequence ATGTTCGGGAAAATTCCGTCACGTGAATTCTATCTTCCGGTGGCTTTATCAGATTCAATTGCGCTCAAATGGGAATCCGAGACATACGGCAGTTTTCCAAATTCATCCATTTCTGTGTACGACGATTTAGTTTTTGTCAATGATCTCGCAGGCAGAGTTTTTTGCTTCGATATAGAATCAGGCAAAAAGATCGGCAATGTTAAATACAGTTATGGATGTGTGTATTCCACACCAGTACCATTTCGGAGTAAAATAATTTTCCCGTTAGCATTGGATAAGGAAAATCTTACCGAGATTATCATTTATGATTACAACCAGGGAAAAGAGTTGGATGCAATTGAACTGCCGGGAAGGATTCTTACTCAAATGCTTGTGCTTGAGGATGATCTGCTTTTTACCTCAGAAGTAGGGATCGCTTACAGAATGAACTCAAACGGAAAGATTCTCTGGGAAACTCATACAAGAGTTCCGACAAGAAGTTCACCTGCGTTAATTAATAGTCTTTTTGTATTCGGAAATGATCGTGGTGAAATTATTGCACTGAATGCTGATAATGGTGATTCAGTCTATGTTAAAAATGTTGGCGGACATTTCTTCTCAGGATTAACAATTTCTGATTCTGTAATATTTGCAGGTAATGATAACGGTCTTGTCTATGCAATGAATTTAATTAATGGTGACATCATTTGGCAATTTGATACTGGTAATCGCATAAAAATGGAACCTGCTATTGATGAACAAAATCTTTTTATTGGAAATCTTAACGGTGATTTTTTCTGCATCGATAAATTTATCGGAACTGAAAAATGGAAAATTCATTTCAAAGGAATTCTGAACTCAACTCCTCTGGTTACTGAGAATATGATCATTCTGCCAAATGTACTTTTTGCAATTCATTTGATTGATAAAACTGATGGAAGATTATTAAAATCTGTTTCACTTGATGGCAGAGCAAAGCTTTCACCAGTCATTCATAAAAATATTTTATTTATTGGATTTGACGATGGAGTAATTCGTGCGTACGACTTTGTTGATAAGTAG